One region of Desulfovibrio sp. JC022 genomic DNA includes:
- the tssG gene encoding type VI secretion system baseplate subunit TssG, with product MGCDDRKPSASVTGNLFDKPTGYSFFQAIRLLRLHSHTCTGKELEEFFRDHLRVRPQLSLGFPATDLTDIEQKEGDNGDLYHLEATFLGLYGASSPLPVFYTEELLSEASDDKSVTRDFLNILNNNAYVQFFRAWSRSRLMIKAVDEQDHSWLERLDSLLGYGHYKAFSHVPPECRRYRHIGLLTQYPRSALGLETLLKDSLQHDNIHVEQCVLRKVKIPEDQRFCLGENSNALGERSWIGEELEDRNSKFAVHLHNLDSGRFHQLLPGDGNGKKLDNLVRGYLVEPFMYDLVLEMKPGEANTAVLGGEEWSGLGCDTWVFAGDHLEHAKASFPNKGGHIQERYEA from the coding sequence GTGGGCTGCGATGATCGGAAACCGTCCGCTTCTGTAACCGGGAACCTGTTCGATAAACCGACCGGGTATTCCTTTTTTCAAGCCATCCGGCTGTTGCGGCTGCATTCGCATACCTGCACGGGCAAGGAGCTTGAAGAATTTTTCCGTGATCACCTGCGGGTGCGTCCGCAGCTCTCCCTTGGTTTTCCGGCTACCGATCTAACCGACATTGAACAGAAAGAAGGGGACAACGGCGACCTCTACCATCTTGAAGCCACTTTTCTGGGGCTTTACGGGGCATCTTCACCGCTTCCTGTTTTTTATACTGAGGAATTGCTGTCCGAGGCTTCCGATGACAAGTCAGTTACCCGCGATTTTTTGAATATTCTGAATAATAACGCATATGTGCAATTCTTCCGGGCCTGGAGCCGTTCCCGGCTCATGATCAAAGCAGTGGATGAGCAGGACCATTCATGGCTGGAACGGCTGGACAGCCTGCTCGGCTACGGTCATTACAAGGCTTTTTCCCATGTTCCCCCGGAATGCCGCCGTTATCGCCATATCGGTCTTTTGACCCAGTACCCGCGCAGTGCACTGGGTCTTGAAACTCTGCTTAAAGATTCTCTGCAACATGACAATATCCATGTGGAGCAATGCGTGTTGCGCAAGGTCAAAATTCCCGAAGATCAGCGTTTTTGTCTCGGGGAAAATTCCAATGCGCTGGGCGAGCGGTCATGGATCGGGGAAGAGCTGGAAGACCGCAACAGCAAGTTTGCAGTGCATTTGCATAATCTTGATTCAGGACGTTTTCACCAGCTGCTGCCCGGAGACGGCAACGGCAAGAAACTGGATAATCTGGTGCGTGGCTATCTGGTGGAACCGTTTATGTATGATCTGGTTCTTGAAATGAAGCCCGGTGAGGCCAATACCGCAGTGCTCGGTGGTGAGGAATGGTCCGGCCTTGGTTGTGATACCTGGGTTTTTGCCGGGGATCATCTGGAACATGCAAAAGCGTCTTTCCCCAATAAGGGCGGACACATCCAAGAGAGGTATGAAGCATGA
- a CDS encoding DUF2169 domain-containing protein, whose product MKIFKEKQHSFFPRPLGIRDKYYLSVGVMAFFDLNDPDSLLDEQELWKTVPTQLGPKPIIDQGVPKPRGEFLVSGSCFAPRGQSRPASQVQVRIGDKEKKLNIFGDRYWKKGLFSEPEPFVEMPLVWANGFGGPDYPKNPLGKGMGKVLMHDGSEAVPLPNIELPQQQIGSPSQKPDPAGFGPLDLMWPQRAQKNGTYDEKWKNERWPFFPDDMNYEFFNAASADQFMDGYFKGGEPVEIKNMHPDFPLIESALPSLRMRCFVTVNKNFKPHKFPVGPLPSHQISEDEEFREVSTRLETVWFFPSIMRGLLIYRGTTEVVDDEGADVLRVMIRHEEQSTEPKPLEHYRDLQIKLLDRGVDIDMSKAEEAMQKAKKTLVKVKNIPKFADEIRQKALGNRPAMPMQDPEEVVAGAQKMIAGHYKTLDSLESMARKAHAEHGHLVEINLGVFDKFRGKIADLEKKLSATGAKFSATKKQLEASRKAAVKESSAKLKGIKPEYLKQNGLDPDEPISAEFPFHKKVNPWHDRGFPLVVRWRRALENDRESMKKLTDLGLDRKTIKRMWLGVNDEGLTETPADWGLDGDDDFSVPAGLVLPRFDGPVLNHIKSNPGRFAEGKELLVPGSNEDALFLPSATLIDLPSMVAAAAAPVVCVADELQAMFMEQKVGDFCSILTLGSPKDKPGKDAAKELKKALAVLIVRPEKWSDDRDLKAGWADWKSALKTAQPLELEHGRTVFESSKKGSDIRQWVLDHLPEEYGAEHSISMSMPEKGSPPDENFLKGFMPPFPDVKGLAKGIHAEVKKSMEAKFAPLKAEQETLLIKMREKAVKYAKYGTDPSKVVLGGAKPKQSPAELGKDIAAKIRSRAADLKQRNLLSPEVAAKMESEAANAEKAGAKLDAHKADLLKKFEAKKIELAEGLKKLEAKELPDDAAAKLAEHGLSADSLRVLTREEVQRYHEQGKSLVGAVLSGVDLSGLDLSNVDLSKCQLQKTNFKGTILDGSKLIQALGVGADFSKASLKGVDLGRGVFSKALFKESDLSGTIAAQAIFKGADFSKAVLHDANFDMAILEKTDFTEADLKGVRINMCMISGRADRSDFSQSTIKKSIFKSSSLNHANFSEASVNESLFNDVEAHKTDFTDANLDKLRTGRNSQFKDSDFRNATLRGAALRESDFTGSDFRGADFENGLIDNSQLVRANLNGVSAKGARFTKSNLEAASMRAANIHMGGMRKARLVDTDLRGSNLFAVDFYKSVLGDTRFEAANLKRSQLHGKLELLDDDS is encoded by the coding sequence ATGAAGATATTCAAGGAAAAGCAGCATTCCTTTTTTCCTCGCCCGCTGGGCATTCGGGATAAATATTACCTCAGTGTCGGGGTTATGGCTTTTTTTGACCTTAATGATCCCGACAGCCTGCTCGATGAACAGGAACTCTGGAAAACCGTACCCACGCAGCTCGGACCTAAACCTATTATTGATCAGGGTGTGCCCAAGCCGCGTGGTGAGTTTTTGGTCAGTGGATCGTGTTTTGCTCCGCGCGGGCAGTCCCGTCCGGCCTCGCAGGTGCAGGTGCGGATAGGGGACAAGGAAAAAAAGCTCAATATCTTCGGGGACCGTTACTGGAAAAAAGGTTTGTTCAGCGAACCTGAACCATTTGTGGAAATGCCCTTGGTCTGGGCTAATGGTTTCGGTGGGCCGGATTATCCTAAAAACCCATTGGGTAAAGGCATGGGCAAGGTTCTCATGCATGATGGTTCCGAGGCTGTTCCCCTGCCGAATATCGAGCTGCCGCAACAGCAGATAGGTTCGCCTTCCCAGAAACCTGACCCGGCAGGTTTTGGCCCGCTTGATCTCATGTGGCCTCAGCGGGCTCAGAAAAACGGCACCTATGATGAAAAATGGAAGAATGAACGCTGGCCATTTTTCCCTGATGACATGAATTACGAATTTTTCAATGCAGCCAGTGCAGATCAGTTCATGGACGGTTATTTCAAGGGCGGTGAGCCTGTTGAAATTAAGAATATGCACCCGGATTTCCCGCTCATTGAAAGCGCGCTGCCCAGTTTGCGCATGCGCTGTTTTGTGACCGTGAATAAGAATTTTAAGCCGCACAAGTTTCCGGTGGGGCCACTGCCATCCCACCAGATAAGCGAAGATGAGGAGTTCCGCGAAGTTTCCACCCGTTTGGAAACAGTATGGTTTTTTCCTTCGATCATGCGCGGGCTCCTCATCTATCGCGGAACCACCGAAGTTGTGGACGATGAAGGCGCGGATGTGCTGCGGGTTATGATCCGCCATGAAGAGCAATCCACTGAGCCAAAGCCCCTTGAGCATTACCGGGACTTGCAGATCAAGCTTCTTGATCGCGGGGTGGACATTGATATGTCCAAGGCTGAAGAGGCCATGCAAAAGGCCAAGAAGACTCTCGTAAAAGTCAAGAATATTCCTAAATTCGCTGATGAAATACGCCAGAAAGCCCTTGGCAACCGTCCTGCCATGCCCATGCAGGACCCGGAAGAGGTAGTGGCCGGGGCGCAGAAGATGATTGCCGGTCATTACAAAACCCTGGACAGTCTGGAATCCATGGCCCGTAAGGCCCATGCCGAGCACGGGCATCTGGTGGAAATTAACCTCGGAGTATTCGATAAATTTCGAGGTAAGATTGCAGATCTTGAAAAGAAATTGAGTGCTACCGGAGCAAAGTTCTCCGCTACCAAGAAACAGCTTGAGGCAAGCCGCAAAGCTGCGGTCAAGGAGTCTTCTGCTAAGCTGAAAGGGATTAAGCCGGAATATCTCAAGCAAAACGGGCTTGACCCTGATGAGCCGATCTCTGCTGAATTTCCTTTCCATAAAAAGGTTAATCCGTGGCATGATCGGGGCTTCCCGCTGGTTGTGCGCTGGCGCAGGGCACTTGAAAATGACCGCGAGAGTATGAAAAAACTCACAGACCTCGGCCTTGATCGTAAAACCATCAAGCGTATGTGGCTGGGCGTGAATGATGAGGGCCTGACCGAAACCCCGGCAGACTGGGGGCTGGACGGCGATGATGACTTTAGCGTTCCCGCAGGGCTGGTGTTGCCCCGGTTTGACGGCCCGGTGCTTAATCATATCAAGAGTAATCCGGGTAGATTTGCAGAAGGCAAAGAACTGCTTGTTCCCGGTTCAAATGAAGATGCACTCTTCCTGCCCAGCGCGACACTCATTGATCTTCCGAGCATGGTTGCGGCTGCTGCGGCTCCGGTCGTCTGCGTGGCTGACGAGTTGCAAGCCATGTTTATGGAACAGAAAGTGGGAGATTTTTGCTCCATCCTGACCCTTGGATCCCCCAAAGACAAGCCGGGCAAGGATGCGGCTAAGGAATTGAAAAAAGCTCTCGCTGTTTTGATTGTCCGCCCTGAAAAGTGGAGTGATGACAGAGATCTTAAAGCAGGGTGGGCCGATTGGAAGTCAGCACTTAAGACTGCTCAGCCGCTGGAGCTTGAGCATGGACGTACTGTTTTTGAATCAAGCAAAAAGGGCAGCGATATCCGGCAATGGGTGTTGGATCATCTACCTGAAGAATATGGGGCGGAGCATTCAATCTCCATGTCCATGCCCGAAAAAGGCAGCCCCCCGGATGAAAATTTTTTGAAAGGTTTTATGCCCCCGTTCCCGGATGTGAAAGGTTTGGCAAAGGGCATCCATGCTGAGGTCAAAAAGAGTATGGAAGCTAAATTCGCGCCGCTCAAGGCAGAGCAGGAGACCCTGCTTATCAAGATGCGTGAGAAGGCCGTCAAATATGCCAAGTACGGGACTGATCCATCAAAGGTTGTTCTGGGGGGCGCAAAGCCGAAGCAGTCCCCCGCAGAGCTGGGTAAAGATATTGCCGCCAAGATCAGAAGCCGGGCCGCTGATTTGAAACAACGCAACCTGCTTAGCCCTGAAGTTGCCGCAAAAATGGAAAGCGAAGCAGCTAATGCGGAAAAAGCAGGTGCAAAGCTTGATGCCCACAAGGCGGACCTGCTCAAAAAGTTTGAGGCCAAAAAGATCGAACTTGCTGAAGGACTTAAAAAACTTGAAGCAAAAGAATTACCTGATGATGCCGCTGCCAAACTGGCGGAACATGGTTTGAGTGCCGACTCCCTGCGTGTGCTGACCCGTGAGGAAGTCCAGCGTTACCACGAGCAGGGTAAATCCCTTGTGGGAGCAGTGCTTTCCGGGGTGGATCTTTCCGGTCTTGATCTCAGCAATGTCGATTTGAGTAAATGCCAGCTCCAAAAAACTAATTTTAAAGGCACGATTCTCGATGGCTCAAAGCTGATTCAAGCTTTGGGGGTTGGGGCCGATTTCAGCAAAGCTTCCCTCAAAGGGGTGGATCTTGGACGCGGGGTATTTAGTAAAGCCCTGTTTAAAGAGAGCGATCTCAGCGGGACCATTGCCGCGCAGGCGATTTTCAAGGGTGCGGATTTTTCCAAAGCCGTGCTGCATGATGCCAATTTCGACATGGCTATCCTTGAGAAAACTGATTTTACCGAAGCTGATCTCAAGGGTGTGCGCATCAATATGTGCATGATCAGCGGTAGGGCGGATCGGTCCGATTTCAGCCAATCGACCATCAAAAAATCCATCTTCAAATCTTCTTCACTCAATCATGCAAATTTTAGTGAAGCCTCGGTTAACGAGTCGTTGTTCAATGATGTTGAGGCCCACAAAACCGACTTCACTGACGCTAACCTTGATAAACTGCGCACCGGACGTAATTCTCAATTCAAGGATTCGGATTTCCGCAACGCGACCCTGCGCGGCGCGGCCCTGCGTGAATCAGATTTTACGGGCTCTGATTTCCGGGGTGCGGATTTTGAGAACGGGCTGATCGATAATTCGCAGCTGGTCCGGGCCAATCTGAACGGGGTTTCCGCCAAGGGTGCGCGTTTC
- a CDS encoding type VI secretion system Vgr family protein yields the protein MADNSKPKFVFESKGADKNTFSVVRFKGAEGLSSIYRFSIMLISDKNDLDIGSILQNPAEFTIKRDDGDIPFKGMLSSFEQMHQVGKMCFYRAELVPKLWWATLTHCNQIFLNENAQGFLGDVLKKAGLKEGLSFDFKLQGSYPSWEYICQYDESHFNFVSRWMERDGMYYYFEQTDQGEKMVITDTHISHSPMKEGTSLTYSPPSNLDHTHREEIVKNFMLKQQPLPKKVLLKDYNYRKPSLEMKAEAMVSQQGMGEIYLYGEHFKTPGEGNTLAQIRAQEFLCREKVFHGVSTVPYIRTGYIFELKDHYRQDFNQRYLTTEVVHEGSQEAYLVSGLGLNLAEDEDRLYYRNSFTCIPANTQFRAERKAVKPKFSGTLNAKIDASGSGQYAELDGDGRYKVIMPFDESGRSGGKATTWLRMAQPYGGSNHGMHFPLHKGTEVLITYIDGDPDRPLIQAAAPNPENPSLVKDSNQTMCQITTGGQNRIHMEDKEGGQRILMHSPKSDTWIRMGTPNDPPAAADESGWERENEGGEAQDGWKLHTKAHMEVFAGSSAETLMGNEFKFVLGSSELVNVGNDTKMFVALKEDVIAGLESTFKLAGLIECTLTKNVLVLGTARKLETEREELMADHKRMSIDMTNLNATCADMNGELTSLRADHSNLVADHSDLKGATQQLAGEASKLAGEVENLGGQMTEVAGSVSKVCGEVTKLAAERNDVNGDVIDTAGNRTGLVGSLSTVSAEASSISGEMNNIAGLISNI from the coding sequence ATGGCAGATAACTCCAAGCCCAAATTTGTTTTTGAGTCCAAGGGTGCAGATAAGAATACCTTCAGCGTAGTCCGCTTTAAGGGGGCTGAGGGGCTTTCGAGCATTTACCGTTTCAGCATTATGTTGATTTCGGATAAAAATGATCTTGATATAGGTTCAATTCTCCAGAATCCGGCGGAATTCACCATCAAACGCGATGACGGGGATATCCCGTTCAAGGGCATGCTCAGCTCCTTTGAGCAAATGCATCAGGTGGGGAAGATGTGTTTCTACCGGGCTGAGCTGGTGCCCAAACTCTGGTGGGCCACCCTGACTCATTGCAACCAGATTTTTCTCAATGAGAATGCGCAGGGCTTCCTCGGCGACGTACTCAAGAAAGCTGGACTTAAAGAAGGTCTCAGCTTTGATTTCAAGCTGCAAGGTTCTTATCCCTCTTGGGAATATATCTGCCAGTACGATGAATCCCATTTCAATTTTGTTTCCCGCTGGATGGAACGGGACGGCATGTATTACTATTTTGAGCAGACCGATCAGGGTGAAAAGATGGTCATCACCGACACCCACATTTCCCATTCTCCCATGAAAGAAGGGACCAGTTTGACCTATTCCCCGCCCAGCAATCTTGACCACACCCATCGCGAAGAGATCGTCAAGAATTTCATGCTCAAGCAGCAGCCTTTGCCCAAAAAAGTGCTGCTCAAAGATTACAATTACCGCAAGCCCAGCCTTGAAATGAAGGCAGAGGCCATGGTCTCGCAGCAGGGCATGGGGGAAATCTATCTTTACGGCGAACACTTCAAGACTCCGGGGGAAGGAAACACGCTGGCCCAGATCAGGGCGCAGGAATTTCTCTGCCGGGAAAAGGTCTTTCATGGTGTGTCCACAGTTCCTTACATTCGCACCGGGTACATTTTTGAGCTGAAGGATCATTACCGTCAGGATTTCAACCAGCGTTATCTGACCACGGAAGTTGTTCATGAGGGCAGTCAGGAGGCCTATCTTGTTTCCGGTCTGGGTCTCAATCTGGCTGAAGATGAGGATCGGCTCTACTACCGCAATTCATTTACCTGTATTCCTGCCAACACCCAGTTCCGGGCCGAGCGCAAGGCTGTGAAGCCGAAGTTCTCCGGGACTCTCAATGCCAAGATCGATGCCTCCGGCAGCGGACAGTATGCCGAGCTTGACGGTGATGGTCGTTACAAAGTGATTATGCCTTTTGATGAGTCCGGGCGCAGTGGCGGCAAGGCCACCACATGGTTGCGCATGGCCCAGCCTTATGGTGGTTCCAACCATGGCATGCATTTTCCTTTGCACAAGGGGACCGAAGTGCTGATCACTTATATTGACGGGGACCCGGACAGGCCTCTCATTCAGGCTGCGGCCCCCAACCCTGAGAATCCAAGTCTGGTCAAGGATTCCAATCAGACCATGTGTCAGATTACCACCGGAGGGCAGAACCGTATCCATATGGAAGACAAGGAAGGAGGACAGCGTATACTGATGCATTCTCCCAAGTCCGATACCTGGATTCGGATGGGTACGCCCAATGATCCGCCCGCTGCGGCAGATGAAAGCGGCTGGGAGCGTGAAAATGAAGGCGGAGAAGCTCAGGACGGCTGGAAACTGCATACCAAGGCGCATATGGAGGTTTTCGCCGGGTCCTCCGCTGAAACACTTATGGGGAACGAGTTCAAATTTGTGCTCGGCTCGTCAGAGTTGGTCAATGTAGGTAACGACACAAAGATGTTTGTGGCCTTAAAGGAAGATGTCATTGCCGGATTGGAATCAACCTTCAAGCTTGCCGGGCTTATTGAGTGTACGCTTACAAAAAATGTTCTGGTCTTGGGTACTGCCCGTAAGCTTGAGACCGAGCGCGAAGAGCTGATGGCCGACCATAAACGTATGTCAATCGACATGACCAATCTTAACGCCACTTGCGCGGATATGAATGGTGAACTGACTTCTCTGCGTGCGGACCACAGCAATCTTGTGGCGGATCATTCCGACCTTAAGGGTGCTACCCAGCAGCTTGCCGGGGAAGCTTCCAAACTTGCCGGGGAAGTGGAAAATCTCGGCGGGCAGATGACCGAGGTGGCGGGAAGTGTTTCCAAGGTTTGCGGTGAGGTGACCAAGCTTGCGGCTGAGCGAAATGATGTAAATGGTGATGTCATAGATACTGCTGGCAACAGGACCGGGCTGGTGGGATCTTTGTCCACCGTATCGGCTGAAGCCAGCAGCATTTCAGGGGAAATGAACAACATTGCCGGTCTGATCAGTAATATTTAA
- the tssH gene encoding type VI secretion system ATPase TssH — MINVDIRNLLSKLDTFCTNALHNAAGLSVSLSNYEVSVEHFFLKCIEEVNSDLPLIFRQYGVESPRVTAALSDVLQDFKTGNSGKPVFSPMLLELFEDAWLISSVELGETRIRSGAVLLAFLGKPNFYASGNYGDLFSAINREILLKEFWTVTKASVEYKMPAAAPGTGATGPAKGEGGFIERFCIDFTAKAREGGIDPVFGRDPEMRQMVDILARRRKNNPILVGEPGVGKTAVIEGMALRITEGDVPEVLSDVTLLGLDMGLLEAGAGMKGEFENRLKGVIDEIKSSETPIILFIDEAHTLVGAGGSAGGADAANLLKPALARGELKTCAATTWTEYKKYFEKDPALARRFQLVKLDEPSVDTSTIILRGLRESYEKAHNVIIRDDANVAAAVYSDRYIAGRFLPDKAIDLLDTTCARVKVNLSAKPGRLEDCQRIVQALEREKKAVDRDRSNAVEVDEDHYKELLEQIEDKNAEAAEISEKWLKEKDAAHAVLDVRARIQEARNGDPVAVETGEGEAIEDNVVGGGDTLTKLKEKLDKADAALAELQGDDPMVQIEVTPDLVGRVVSDWTGIPVGKMARDEAATVADLDEKLNVRIKGQDQGLEAIAEVIRASKAGIKNPDQPIGVFLLVGPSGVGKTETGLSLADLLFGDERSVVTVNMSEFQEKHTVSRLIGSPPGYVGYGEGGMLTEAVRRQPYSVVLLDEVEKAHLDVMNTFYQVFDKGVLTDGEGKDINFKNTILILTSNLGTDVIQEMTAEGEDEMPMDAVLSAVRPILSQHFKPALLARMNVVPFFSLNPEAMKLITKLKLGKLEKMLLANNKMKLSYDEDVVEQIAARCTEVETGARNIEYILNGNVLPKMSKEILLHMAEGGMPAAVHLGVDGDGSFSMEFSAE, encoded by the coding sequence ATGATCAATGTCGATATAAGAAATTTGCTTTCAAAGTTGGACACCTTTTGCACTAACGCACTGCACAACGCTGCGGGCCTTAGTGTTTCGCTAAGCAATTACGAAGTTTCGGTGGAGCATTTTTTCCTCAAATGTATTGAGGAAGTGAACAGCGACCTACCGCTTATCTTCCGTCAATACGGGGTGGAATCCCCGCGGGTTACAGCCGCGCTTAGTGATGTGTTGCAGGATTTCAAGACCGGGAATTCCGGCAAACCCGTGTTCTCACCCATGCTGCTGGAGCTTTTTGAGGATGCATGGCTGATTTCATCGGTGGAGCTGGGCGAAACCCGCATCCGTTCCGGGGCCGTGCTGCTGGCCTTTTTGGGCAAACCGAATTTTTATGCTTCCGGCAATTATGGTGATCTATTTTCAGCCATCAACCGTGAAATCCTGCTTAAGGAATTCTGGACCGTGACCAAAGCGTCGGTGGAATATAAAATGCCGGCAGCCGCACCGGGAACTGGTGCAACCGGACCGGCTAAAGGTGAGGGTGGATTCATTGAGCGGTTCTGCATCGACTTCACTGCCAAGGCCCGTGAGGGCGGCATTGATCCGGTTTTCGGACGTGACCCGGAAATGCGCCAGATGGTGGATATCCTTGCCCGCCGTCGTAAGAACAATCCTATTCTGGTGGGTGAACCCGGCGTGGGTAAGACTGCGGTAATTGAGGGAATGGCCCTGCGTATCACCGAAGGTGACGTGCCGGAAGTCCTGAGTGATGTAACTTTGCTCGGTCTGGACATGGGCTTGCTTGAAGCCGGAGCCGGGATGAAGGGAGAGTTCGAGAATCGTCTCAAGGGCGTCATTGATGAGATTAAATCCAGCGAAACACCGATCATTTTGTTCATTGATGAAGCGCACACCCTTGTGGGAGCCGGAGGTTCCGCCGGGGGCGCGGACGCCGCCAATCTGCTCAAGCCTGCACTGGCCCGCGGGGAGCTGAAGACCTGCGCTGCCACCACATGGACCGAGTATAAGAAATATTTTGAAAAGGACCCGGCTCTTGCCCGCCGTTTTCAGTTGGTCAAGTTGGATGAACCTTCGGTGGATACCTCGACTATCATTTTGCGCGGGCTGCGTGAAAGCTACGAAAAAGCACATAACGTGATCATTCGTGATGATGCCAACGTGGCGGCGGCAGTCTATTCCGACCGTTATATTGCCGGACGTTTCCTGCCGGATAAAGCCATTGATCTGCTGGATACCACCTGCGCTCGGGTCAAGGTCAATCTCTCGGCAAAGCCCGGACGGCTGGAAGATTGCCAGCGTATTGTACAGGCCCTTGAGAGGGAAAAGAAGGCCGTGGACCGGGATCGCAGTAACGCAGTGGAAGTGGATGAAGATCACTACAAAGAGCTTTTAGAACAGATTGAAGACAAGAATGCTGAGGCCGCAGAAATCAGCGAAAAGTGGCTCAAGGAAAAGGACGCCGCACACGCAGTGCTGGATGTTCGGGCCCGGATTCAGGAAGCACGTAATGGTGATCCTGTTGCTGTAGAAACAGGCGAAGGCGAGGCCATCGAAGACAATGTTGTTGGAGGCGGAGATACACTCACCAAGCTTAAAGAAAAATTAGACAAGGCCGATGCAGCTTTAGCCGAACTTCAGGGCGATGATCCCATGGTCCAGATTGAGGTTACCCCTGATCTGGTGGGCCGCGTTGTTTCCGATTGGACCGGAATCCCGGTGGGCAAGATGGCCCGTGACGAGGCGGCTACTGTTGCCGACCTTGATGAAAAACTCAATGTGCGCATCAAAGGACAGGATCAGGGGCTTGAGGCAATTGCCGAGGTCATCCGCGCTTCCAAGGCCGGGATCAAGAACCCGGACCAGCCCATTGGTGTTTTCCTGCTGGTCGGTCCTTCCGGTGTGGGTAAAACCGAGACCGGACTTTCGCTGGCTGATCTGCTTTTTGGGGATGAGCGTTCCGTAGTCACTGTGAATATGAGTGAATTTCAGGAGAAGCACACTGTTTCCCGGCTGATCGGTTCCCCTCCGGGCTATGTGGGTTACGGCGAGGGCGGCATGCTTACTGAGGCCGTGCGCCGTCAGCCTTATTCCGTGGTTCTTTTGGATGAGGTGGAGAAGGCCCATCTGGATGTCATGAACACCTTTTATCAGGTCTTTGACAAAGGCGTGCTCACCGACGGCGAGGGCAAGGATATCAACTTCAAGAATACCATTCTCATCCTGACTTCCAATCTTGGCACGGACGTTATTCAGGAAATGACCGCTGAAGGTGAGGACGAGATGCCCATGGATGCGGTGCTTTCCGCAGTGCGGCCCATTCTTTCCCAGCATTTCAAACCCGCCCTGCTGGCCCGCATGAATGTGGTGCCGTTCTTCAGTCTCAACCCCGAAGCCATGAAGCTGATCACTAAACTCAAGCTGGGCAAGTTGGAAAAAATGCTTCTTGCCAACAACAAGATGAAGCTGAGTTATGACGAGGATGTGGTGGAGCAGATTGCGGCCCGTTGTACCGAAGTGGAAACCGGGGCCCGCAACATTGAATACATTTTGAACGGCAATGTGCTGCCGAAGATGTCAAAGGAAATCCTGCTGCATATGGCCGAGGGCGGTATGCCTGCGGCAGTGCATCTGGGTGTGGACGGGGACGGTTCCTTTAGCATGGAATTTTCCGCTGAATAA